The DNA sequence CCCTCATAAGGCATCCGGTTCTCGGGCATCGGCACATGTGAAAGCTCGCACCGCGTCAGATGAGCACCATGATCGCCTGCAAAGTCTTTAACAAAGGACTCGAATTTATCTGCGGCGCAGATTTTCCGCAGCGCCATGGATACGCACCAGTCCTGGGCAAAGGTCGCCCCGACACCTAGATCCCCCCAACCAATTTCCTCGCCGACAACGCACAGGGTGAGCAAATCCGCGCCGCCGCCACCCAACGACTCTGGAACGGCAAGCGTACGAAGGCCCAGGCGGCTGCCTTTTTCCAGCAACTCCGCCGGAAATCTCCCCTCCGGGCTTTTTTGACGGTCAATCTCCTCGACAGCCGGAACAATCTGCTGCCGGGCGAAATCCCGCGCCATTGCCTGGAGCGCAATATGGGTTTCCTCAGGCGCAAAATCCATGCGCACGTTTCCTCTCTGCGGTGATTACGCTTACCAAGATCTAGTCGATGAGCCCCACGCCCCGAAGATCGCCTTCGAGCTCTTTTTTCTCATCCGCCGTCAGCGGAATCATCGGCGCCCGCGAGGGGCCACCCGACATTCCCATCAGGGACATCCAGTACTTGAGCGCCGGAATCGGGAAGGCACCTCTCGACCACGGACCCCAGATCCATTTGTCCATCACCCGGCGCATCGGATTCATCACCTCGCTCGCCGTCCAGGCCTCATCGACATTTCCCACATCGATGAGGTCGGTGTACTTCTGCATGGTGAGGTTGCCCGTGCGCTGATAGAGGAACGGGTCGGGGCCGCTCATGAACGTCTGCTGTTTGTGATAGGCCCTGTTGTAGAACCACTGTGTCTCCATCGGATCGCTCACAACGATGTCATCGCCCACCGCATGGCGCACTTCATCGCAATGATATTTCGGCTGGGCGTTCTTAACGCAGCAGATGTTCTCGTTGTCACCCACCAGCTCTTTGATGAGCTGAGGCGAGAGCGAATAGCCGGTCGCCCCGGTGTTGAAGAGCGAAACACCCAAGTCCACGTTGTCGCAAACATATTTAAAGTAGGCACGGACCCGCTCGGGAATCCCCTGGGCGCCCAGATACGGATTCGCCAGAATTGCGTAGGTCGCACCCGCCTCGGCCGCAGCGTTCGTCAGTTCGACCGCCTCTTTCGCCGAGGTGTGGCCGGTGTGTGCGATAATGGGCACATCGCCCGCCTCATCGCAGGAGATCTCCTGGCCGCGAAGGCGCTCTTCTTTGGTCATGCACCAGAACTCACCAATCATGCCGCCGATAAAAAAGCCCTTGATGTCAAGGTCATCGATGTAGTGACGAATGTCGGCGCGATACGCGTCCTCGTCGATATTGTCGTTCTTATCGAAGGGATAGGGTATCGCCGCCCATATGCCCTTCATGTTGTCTTTGCAGTAAGTCCTTGCGTCAGATTTTTTGTAGGAAGCCATTTCTATCTCCTCGTTGATGGTTGAAAAAAGTTCGCCTCAGTATTTGATTACCATTCATCCTCACCGGGAGGCTTGAGGAACGGCGCCGCCTTCAGCTTGACCGCCTCGTTTGTCCCGAAACCGTGCAAATAACTCAAAACATCACGCCAACATTTCTCGGGCGAGGGACGATCGGCATGATAGGTCGCGCCCGTCCTCCCCCATATATCCATCGCCATCCGGCACACCTTGATGCCCGCCTCGGAGGCAAACACCTTCGACATGAGCCGCCGCTTCGAGTCATCGGTAGGTTTGTCGCCATGCCAGGCGGCGGCATAGAGAACCGTTCGCGCCGCCTCGATAAGCATGTACATCTCGGTGAGCGCCATCTTAGCCCATTGCTCCTCAAACGCCCCTGTCCGGTGGGCCGCCGAGAGCGCCAAGTCGTAGGCCAAACGCGAGGGGCCCATCACCGGTATCAGGGCGCCGCTCACCATACTGCGTAGAATCGACAGCCCGCCGTCCCACTCGCCGAATAGATTCGCAAGAGGGACGCGGCAATCCTGAAGAACTAGCTCACCATTTTGAAGAAGCCGCCTACCAAGTTTGCTGTGCGCCTCGCCGATGGTGAAGCCCGGCGTATCGCGGGGAACGAGGAAACAGGTGAGCCCCTCGCTCATGGGCCGCTCGGGGGCCGTGCGTGCAAAAATAAAATAATATTTTGCGAGCCCGCCATTTGAAATGTAGTGCTTCGTCCCGTTAAGAACGTAACTATCGCCGTCTTTCCTTGCGGTCATCCGGGGGCCTGCGCCGGGGGCATCGTAGAGCAAAAAAGTGTCGGTGCCGCTCT is a window from the Nitrospinaceae bacterium genome containing:
- a CDS encoding dihydrodipicolinate synthase family protein, with the protein product MASYKKSDARTYCKDNMKGIWAAIPYPFDKNDNIDEDAYRADIRHYIDDLDIKGFFIGGMIGEFWCMTKEERLRGQEISCDEAGDVPIIAHTGHTSAKEAVELTNAAAEAGATYAILANPYLGAQGIPERVRAYFKYVCDNVDLGVSLFNTGATGYSLSPQLIKELVGDNENICCVKNAQPKYHCDEVRHAVGDDIVVSDPMETQWFYNRAYHKQQTFMSGPDPFLYQRTGNLTMQKYTDLIDVGNVDEAWTASEVMNPMRRVMDKWIWGPWSRGAFPIPALKYWMSLMGMSGGPSRAPMIPLTADEKKELEGDLRGVGLID
- a CDS encoding acyl-CoA/acyl-ACP dehydrogenase yields the protein MEPDLTPEEQEMVRRARQIAREDLLPIAAERDRNYPPDEAYPWEITEKIDAAGLRTLTVPKEHGGFGARHLVQAMVTEEMAYGDLGVAVSLDQTYKFTRLLTDETTPDQRERYLGDFLSDPRALLALATTEPQSGTDTFLLYDAPGAGPRMTARKDGDSYVLNGTKHYISNGGLAKYYFIFARTAPERPMSEGLTCFLVPRDTPGFTIGEAHSKLGRRLLQNGELVLQDCRVPLANLFGEWDGGLSILRSMVSGALIPVMGPSRLAYDLALSAAHRTGAFEEQWAKMALTEMYMLIEAARTVLYAAAWHGDKPTDDSKRRLMSKVFASEAGIKVCRMAMDIWGRTGATYHADRPSPEKCWRDVLSYLHGFGTNEAVKLKAAPFLKPPGEDEW